The nucleotide window TCTTACGAAGTAGAGAGAAGTAGCAGCAGAGGCAATATAACTGTATAAGACCCAAAAGTAAGAATCAACAAACTTACACCCCTAAAAAGTTTCCAACTTTCCATTTGCATATTCAATCAACCATTTGTGAATTAAGTAAAGTAAAACAGATGATACTGAGTTTTGTAAAGAAAAAAATAGCCTTTATTTCAAGTATTAGCTTCCAGCAAAGCAAGTTCTATCAACACTAAACAATATGAATAGGTAATAATATAGTGGAAATAAGAAGACCCTAAACATCTTAAATGCCTTGTAATCAAGTAATATGGATAGGAACAGTAGCATCTTAAAGAAAGTCAACACCAAGCCTCTTTTTTCCCTTTTAACAATTAAAATACCTAGGGATCCATGATAGCCCACACTAAAATTTTATATTGCAATTTGTAGCAAATTGTATAACGCTACCATAATATTTGGTATTTAGAGGTTCTTCATAATGTTCTTCACCAATGATCCAGGGCATATCGTATCTAAATAATCTGCTTGTTTTGAATTTTCCATATCAATATAAGATAACCTTCCTAAAAGCATGCTACAAAAGTAATGCCTGCTAGATGCATCTTATAATAGCACAGTTTATGCTAATAAATAAGTCTTCGAAATACCTAACCATCTATGTGCACAGCATATCTAAGTGCTATTCagattataaaatataataaagaaTATATTCCCTACCCAAGGATGTAATAAGCATAATCTAAGCATCTATGAAACTACGACAAAAAAATATATTACATATGCAATATCcagatttaaaaaaatatatattgcaAAAGAAAATATTACATATGCAATATCCAGATTTAACATACATGGTCCTCATTATGTGTGTAAGTTACTTCCAAGTTCCCACTTTCTGTAGCTGCCCACACCTGCATTAGTAAGCAGAATAAGCACTTGTAGACGGAAAAAAAAACCTTCTTCATAGATTAGAAAGTGATGTGCCGAGACCTTTATCGTTTTGTCCAATGAACATGATAAAAGAAATTGATCCCAGCAAAGAACAGACATCACAACATCACGATGATCTGTTAACGTCTGAAGACACTGCAAATTCTCAAGGTTCCAAACCTGAAAGCAAGTTAGGCAGATGAGGGAACAAACTAATCACGGGTTAGTGTTATGTAGAGGTGGTAAAATGGGCACGGTGTGTAAGTATGAATTTGTAGAAAACTAAGGTGTTTTACCGACACTTGCTTTCTTGAGTTTATAGATAACTAATGTGCTAAATATAATTGAATAAAACTATATTATCACAAGGATAATCTAActctataaataaaataacaTGACACTATAAATACACCATGGGAGACTTTCCACCCACTTGACTTGTTAAATTGTTTCCATTTTAGCTAAAATTTAAAATGGTACCCATTTGACCCGTTGGTGACAAGTACAACCTGAATCCACCCATTTCTAGTGATATAAAACTATCAAAAGCAGATACATTTATGCAATTGTCCATTTAAGACATAAATTATCAGCAATACCATGTCAAAGTAAACTCACCCGTATAGATTTGTCCATGGAACCAGAATATAATCTGTTAGCTCCAACAACCAGTGTCACAACGGCTGATGTGTGACCTTGAAGTGATGCAGCTGGTTCAAAACAGTTGCTAGCAGCATTATACTTCCACGCCAATATACTCCCGTCCTGATGCAAACACCAGTGAGTTATGAGTACAACCAGCAAACAAACCAATATCAAATCAGAACTCATCATCAGCAAAAAAGATACCTGTGTACCAGCAAATAGTAAATCGTTTCCTACAACCAGTGAATAGACTTGCCCAACAGGTCCATTAAGACTCAGCTCGGCAGAAGTTTGCACATTCCACGCCTATGACGTTGCAGTAACAATAACAATAGTAAGATAATCAGAACATAAATTGATGCATAAACGACACCAAGGGACTTACTTTGACAAGGTTTGGCAGACCCACAAACATCCATGGGCCTTCACTGAGCATGCAGCCCACTTCACCACCCACTTTAATAACCCCTGCACACTGCAACCAAACCAAAAGACCGCGATAAATAACAAAACTGAAATGAAACAAATCAAAATCATAAAACAAATGTAAACATATAGCAACCTGTCCAGATTGGCAATCCCAAACCCGCACAGTCTCGTCTCTACTCCCTGTGTACAATTTATCAGACCCAACTGGTAGTGCAATACCACTAACAACCTGTCAAATTAATCAATAAAAAATTCATGATTTTGTTGTAATGCAAAAAAATACATACACCACCCGCAATCATCATACAGATCGTATAAATGGCAGCGCAGGTTCATATGGGGCCATATGGCATTTCTTTCTGTCATGTCAGTCTAACGCATCATACAGCCCTTATCATTTTCAAGAACACCACCCATATAAACATTATGCCCAATATGATGAGTTGGTAAAACACCTCATACAACCCCGTATAGCCCTTGTTTGCGGTTTAAAGGCCCGTATGACCACACAGCCCGTATAAACATTATAACCCGTATGATGAGTCAGTAAAACACCTCACACGACCCGTATGACCCTTTTCGTCGTTTACACGGCCCGTATAAACATTATGAGCAGTTTGATGAGTCAATAAAACACATCATATAACCCTTTATCGCCATTTATACAGCCCGTACGATCTGTCAGTGGTACGCACATAGTAAATTCAAGAAGTACAGACATCGTAAAACATTAAAATTTGTACCTTCTGGTGACCTTCAAGCTGTGTCAGCATCGCGAAACAACCGCCTGTACACCACGAATGCAAATACCGGCACTTTTCGCCATAACTACAACTACCTTGTACCCAAAAGTTGCAAATCTTATCTTTCTTCACTACATTATTATTCAACACATTCCCTCCTCTTCCACCACCACCCCTACCCCACGTATTAAAACCACCACCGCCCCGTCGTGCCATCGTCGACCGTTGATCATCCGTCGCAAATCCGTACGGCCTCTTAGACGACGCCGTGCCATTAGCCGGAGCCGACAACTCCCTATGTAAAAAGGGACAGGGAAACCGGTTGCAGTTCCCCGCTCTCCaatgaaaacacactttctggtTTCGGTTATCGGTCTGCTGATTGGGCCCTAATCTGTTGAACACTCGTTTTCCTCCATCGAAGTCCATCGAGTTCTTTAATTTGTGCGTATGGGTGTGATCATCACAAATATGAGTATGGATTGAAGAATAAAATGTTGAGGATTAAGGTATTGGTGGAGTGGAGAATTTGAAGATCTAGGGTTtaaaatcaagaaccctaattaaGCAGGGGGGGAATGGAAAAGGGGGTTGATAGAAAGAGGTGTTTTTGGGATGTGGTGGATCCAGATGATGTTTAATTATTTTGGGCCgttgatgatgtttaatgattTTGGGCCGttgattattgttattgttattgtattTTTACTAGTTGATGTCCCGTCCGTGTTTCGAgacgatggccgaataattctcaaacaattaaaaaaagactactataattttggtagaaaaaaaaaacaaaaacgataataagaccgtaattttaggctcagggcaaaattgtaatttttcaggactaatgagcgagtgttaggcagctccttaacacgaaaaaaaaaaaattaaatcgagtaaacCAATTGAAAAAACCTTtatacttttgctaaaaaaaactaaaacgattggaaaaacgtaatttttaacggagggcgaaatcataattttaatttggggataaatcgtaaattaaatggaccaaccggggagtgccaggaagctgccggcacgactgtaattgtacactgggggcaaaattgtaatttcaccaagaaaacaaataaaaacgatgggcaaaatgtaaatttaagttgcgggcaaaatcgtaacttgggtgcgagaaaaaaaaactaatggcaaaattataaatttatacggggcaaaatcgtaattttgaaccgagggcaaaaatagaatttttagctgggagcaaaagcgtaaatttatttttaagcgggggtaaaaacataattttgaactgatgggaaaatcgtaattttaagggaaaaaaactaatggcaaaattgtaaattgaAACGGGGCAACATTGTAATTTTGAACCgggggcaaaattgaaatatttagcttggagtaaaagcgtaaatttatttttaagtgggggcaaaaatataattttgaactaatggcaaaatcgtaattttaaagtgagataaaatcgtaaatttattgGGCCAATAAGGGAGTGCCAGACAGCTATTCCCGTGTCGGTGCCAACACTTGTTTTTGTAGTTGTTGAAAATACgtgttttatttttctttgatttgatgattttttttattttgtcacACGATTTCTTTTCTTTATCTATCTTTTAAACAAGAGTAAACTGCCGTTTTGGTCCCtttggtttgggcacttttgccattttagtccaaatttcaaactttttaaatctgggtccctgtggtttcacttttgttgccattttagtccaaattcaAATTACCTCCTATTTCACTATTAAAAGCTGGTAATCGTCTTCCCCAGAAAACCCTAACAGCAGTTCATCTTCCTCCACATCCTCAAAGCTCTCAAACAAGCTTCACACAACCTCCACCAAAACCCTAACCCCTCACAAACCGATAACAACACAGTTTCAACCTCATCCGCATCCGAATCCACCATTAAAGCACTTCTCGAGCTCGAACACGAATCGAAATCAATCCTCTGCAACGATCTGCACCTTGTTACGCTGTCTACGCACCTAACCGCGTTAAAAACTCTCATCGAACACTCGTGTAACGCTCACACGAGGTTTCCAGACTCGCCGGTGCAATCGAGTCCGAGATTCAAGCGTGGATCGATCGAGAGTTTATTTGTTCATACAGGTACTGTTACCGTTGAATCTGATACGAAACAGGAACTTGTGTTGATCGATTTGATTAAAGAGTTTGAGGAACGAATCGATAGAGGATTCGATCGGAAACTACAGGATTTGATTCTCAGATctaaagtttttacaaaactcgAATTGATTTTGTGCGGTTATCTGCATAGGGTATGTTTCAGGTGACATAATTCCCAGCTACAGGATTTGATTCTCAGATCTAAAGTTTATTGGGGAAGATGAACTGTTGTTTGGGTTTTTTTGGGGAAGACGATGGCTAAATGGGGGTATAAAGGAATTAAATGAGTATAATTAATTTAATGATTTAACTGCTATAAAAAACTGGACGATTATACCCCTGAATAAAAAGACAAAACTACCGGATTTTGATAGTGAAATAGGAGGtaatttgaattttggactaaaatggcaacaaaagtgaaaccacagggacccagatttaaaaagtttgagatttggactaaaatgataaaagtgcccaaaccacagggaccaaaatagcagtttactctttaacAAAATTATTTTTTCTGGAAACCTGCGCTTTGCAGCGGGTTGGTGGGAATTTGGTCGGTATCCATTCGGTTGATTACGGGAACGGCAATCGATATAACAATCTAAAAGGTACCCAAAAACATAAAGTCGTAATATGCAAAAAAGAATATCGACACATTAGTTTCGATAATaccaaaaccacaaaaacttTTAAGCAAATATTAAGAGGGGAAAGTTGCAAGTACTAGAAGAGTGATACAGGGAGGATGGAAGCTAGATCCAAGGACAAATgaaaggctgagatagtttgctACAGGTGCAAACTAAAGAGGCACTATGCATCAGAGTGCAAAAATAAGAAACTTAAAGATGTAGCTTattatgaaaagaagcttgaagAAGCCAAACAACAACAGAAGGTTAGCCTTATTGCAGGAACAGATACCTGGCTAACTGATGGCTCTtctgttgaagaagaagaagaaatgacaAATTTCTGTTTGATGAATAAATTTTTGATGAAAGCTCCAGCTCATCAGAACACAAAGTAAGCTCAGATAATTTTAATTTAGAACATCAATTGAACAAGCTTATGAAAGATTTTGTGATTTTACAAGATAAACAATTATCAGAAAATACAAAATCTGATGATTTACAAAAGTTGCTGAATAAAGTCAAAattgaaaaccaattactaatTGAAGAAAATCcgacaaaagaaacaaaaattgaattttatgaaaaagaaataaaagattt belongs to Helianthus annuus cultivar XRQ/B chromosome 5, HanXRQr2.0-SUNRISE, whole genome shotgun sequence and includes:
- the LOC110940564 gene encoding zinc finger CCCH domain-containing protein 63 isoform X1, translated to MDFDGGKRVFNRLGPNQQTDNRNQKVCFHWRAGNCNRFPCPFLHRELSAPANGTASSKRPYGFATDDQRSTMARRGGGGFNTWGRGGGGRGGNVLNNNVVKKDKICNFWVQGSCSYGEKCRYLHSWCTGGCFAMLTQLEGHQKVVSGIALPVGSDKLYTGSRDETVRVWDCQSGQCAGVIKVGGEVGCMLSEGPWMFVGLPNLVKAWNVQTSAELSLNGPVGQVYSLVVGNDLLFAGTQDGSILAWKYNAASNCFEPAASLQGHTSAVVTLVVGANRLYSGSMDKSIRVWNLENLQCLQTLTDHRDVVMSVLCWDQFLLSCSLDKTIKVWAATESGNLEVTYTHNEDHGLLNLCGMHDLESKPVLLCSGNDNTVRAYDLPSFAERGKIYAKQEIRSIHGGPNIFFTGDGTGEVRVWQWLADQSATTTPA
- the LOC110940564 gene encoding zinc finger CCCH domain-containing protein 63 isoform X2; the encoded protein is MDFDGGKRVFNRLGPNQQTDNRNQKVCFHWRAGNCNRFPCPFLHRELSAPANGTASSKRPYGFATDDQRSTMARRGGGGFNTWGRGGGGRGGNVLNNNVVKKDKICNFWVQGSCSYGEKCRYLHSWCTGGCFAMLTQLEGHQKVVSGIALPVGSDKLYTGSRDETVRVWDCQSGQCAGVIKVGGEVGCMLSEGPWMFVGLPNLVKAWNVQTSAELSLNGPVGQVYSLVVGNDLLFAGTQDGSILAWKYNAASNCFEPAASLQGHTSAVVTLVVGANRLYSGSMDKSIRVWNLENLQCLQTLTDHRDVVMSVLCWDQFLLSCSLDKTIKVWAATESGNLEVTYTHNEDHVC